A stretch of DNA from Cannabis sativa cultivar Pink pepper isolate KNU-18-1 chromosome X, ASM2916894v1, whole genome shotgun sequence:
TTCATGAATTTGTTCTAAATATAGCACATGAATACAAAAGCCCCATAACCTAATGTCTTGCAAGGATATGCTTTCAGCAAAAACCAAACTCAATCCAATCAAGTACAGAATTATTCTTACAATTTGAGTAGAATTTTCCTTTGAAGCTCTTTCTAATCTATCTACTTATCAAACTTATTAATTTACCataaatttccaaaaaaaaaatgtcattttcCATTTGAATTCAAAAAACGATCTAACTTTGTTCATTTCCCTCCTAAAATCCAGGTTAAAACAAGGGGCTAAAGGTCTCCAGTAGATTGTGTGAATAAATATCAAATCTTTTATCAAATTATCTGATTGCAGAAAGTGTGAACTAATTTTAGGCAGCATATATCAATTATATCCATGATTACTTCATAATCTGTATCACAAAAATCAAAACTGAGCTAATCATCATggcataaaataaatttatcaaaTACCAGTTATAAATTTCCGGAAAAATAATACCAATTACAAAATGTGATTGTTTCAAAATCAATCACAGAAGCGACCAAATTAATTTCAATCTGGCCTAATCACCAATTCACCATTAAGAACTACTATTAATCagcttttaatcacaaaaagaATTCATACCGATTTACTGGCGCAAACTTCCTTAGCTTTCTCAACGACTCGCGCAGCGATCCTCCTCAAATCACTATCGACAAACGGCAAGACCTCTGCGGCGCCTAATTTCGCCATGACGAATCCATAAGTCAGTATCAAAATCACACAAACAAAACATATGGAAAATTCAGAATTGAGCTATAAACAAGAATTAAAGCGAGGTTACCAGGGCCAGCGAGACCGACGGCGGAGGTTGGAGTAGGCTTAGCGTGGACAAGAATGAGCTTAAATGGAAAGTTGGGAGCATAGGCAGCAAAGAAGCGGTCTAGAGTCCATTGTAGAGCATAAGAGCTGTGGTCGCTTTCGTCAATTCCAACCACCATGACTGGTTTCTCAGCGGTAGCCATTGTTAAACCTTTTTCTTCTGCTTATGTTTTTTCGTGATTTCTCCAGTTGTCAACTACAtcaccaatatatatatagagagagtgTGTGGAGAAGGCACTAGACGATACCGATCATCTGATTCTCATTCTTCTAGAAAAGTAATTAGTTACAAGGCTTTGTCGATACGGCGTCGTTTAACATAGATAATTGAAAATCTTCGGTAAGCGTAAGCAGTAAGCACGGTCGGATTTACACGTACGCAAGCTCAAGAAAAACTCTCCATAGATTGAATATATTCTACAATGTAATCCAGATATAAGGAATTGGAAAAGTTTATCACGttgaaaactattttttttaaataatgtgttGCAAgagtgattattttattttatacgcgtataaaataaattgtttgaatattattttttatattttaaattatttcgaatttcttaaaattttataagatatcttaaatagttataatgtcaatataaaaaaattagactagaaaatttttttagatgccaaaataaataaacgaTATATCAGTACATCCATTTAGTACAATGTATTGTACAATCaccttaatatatatttaagattTTGAGAGCACCATCTTTGTTCTAACTTATtcaaagtatttttttattattattattagttaaatAATAAAGATATATGGAATTAAAATGAGTTGGGCaatatgttataattttttaatattattttatttttatttttatataaaaaaaaaaaaagaaaattagtgagatttcttttttattaaaaaatcattaaataagaaaaatcacATAGTTatcaataatattaattagattAATAACTTCAAGCATCTTCTTTGTATATATTAGATTTATGTTAAGTGGAATATACgtataattaacttttttttaattaagtgataTAATGCAGTATAttgtatgttaaatttttttaattaggtaatgtacttttattttttaatctttGAAATAGGGTTTGAGATTTTAAtctttgagaatttttttttaattattgaagCTACAttgatgtattttttaaatgtaattatatatatatatatatatatatatatatggaagtggttttaatggttacatttttattgtaaccatcatggttacatttttttaagccactggattactatttaatggttgtgattaatttggaaattaaataaaaataaataaaagttaacttgtaacctgaaagtaatctaatcatttatttccttataaaactttaattaagattaattatattttaaaattaaattaattataattattaattaattttttgcaatttattactatataaggatcttttagcaatttatttttttatacttaaattatttaaaattttatagcaaagttttttataatttaaaattatacacatataattttataatttaaattttattatacttgtaatcttaattttaaattattacgcataattatttaattttttttatttagatatttaaaaagtaaaaaatgaaataagttgaaggattttttttaaaaaaaatagttgcacatgttatcgattgattagcttgaggcctcatacttagttcatataattgtaacaaaataattaaatattatttaaaaataattaattatttgaaaatttattataacaagagaattttaatttgtgtcaaaag
This window harbors:
- the LOC115697473 gene encoding universal stress protein PHOS34, with the translated sequence MATAEKPVMVVGIDESDHSSYALQWTLDRFFAAYAPNFPFKLILVHAKPTPTSAVGLAGPGAAEVLPFVDSDLRRIAARVVEKAKEVCASKSVNDVLVEVMEGDARNVLCETVEKHHASVLVVGSHGYGAIKRAVLGSVSDYCAHHAHCSVMIVKKPKTKH